In Chryseobacterium gotjawalense, the following are encoded in one genomic region:
- a CDS encoding polysaccharide biosynthesis protein: MFKDKILLITGGTGSFGNAMLKGFLNSDLKEIRIFSRDEKKQEDMRIEYKNDKLNFVIGDVRDFNSINAAMNGVDFVFHAAALKQVPSCEFYPMQAVQTNILGAENVLEAAARNNVQRVVVLSTDKAVYPINAMGISKAMMEKMAVAKARDQRVKNINAIYTGTRYGNVMCSRGSIIPLFIKQIKEGKPLTITNPEMTRFMMSLDDSVELVMFAFTNGKPGDIFVQKSPGATIEVLAQALKELFNADNEINIIGERHAEKMYETLCSKEEMSKAEDFGRFYRVPADFRDLNYTKYVQEDGPKLLDSEYNSDTTERLNVEELKQLLLTLDYVKDELATHNR, encoded by the coding sequence ATGTTTAAAGATAAAATTTTATTAATTACTGGCGGAACAGGATCATTTGGTAATGCAATGTTAAAAGGTTTTCTTAATTCTGATTTAAAAGAAATAAGAATTTTTTCTCGTGACGAGAAAAAACAGGAAGATATGCGAATTGAATATAAAAATGACAAACTAAACTTTGTGATTGGAGATGTTCGAGATTTCAACAGTATTAATGCGGCGATGAATGGAGTGGACTTTGTATTCCACGCGGCCGCATTGAAGCAAGTGCCTTCTTGTGAATTTTATCCCATGCAGGCGGTACAAACCAATATTTTAGGAGCCGAAAATGTATTGGAAGCTGCGGCAAGAAATAACGTGCAAAGGGTAGTTGTATTGAGTACTGATAAAGCTGTTTATCCGATCAATGCTATGGGGATTTCTAAAGCAATGATGGAGAAAATGGCGGTTGCAAAAGCAAGAGACCAACGAGTTAAAAATATCAACGCAATATATACAGGAACCCGTTATGGAAACGTAATGTGTTCGCGTGGTTCTATTATTCCTCTTTTCATCAAACAAATAAAAGAAGGAAAGCCTTTAACGATTACCAATCCCGAAATGACCCGTTTTATGATGTCATTAGATGATTCTGTTGAGTTGGTAATGTTTGCTTTCACCAACGGTAAACCAGGCGATATTTTCGTTCAAAAATCGCCGGGCGCTACGATAGAGGTTCTTGCTCAAGCTTTGAAAGAATTGTTTAACGCAGATAATGAGATCAATATCATTGGCGAAAGGCATGCAGAAAAAATGTATGAAACATTATGTTCGAAAGAAGAGATGTCCAAGGCAGAAGATTTTGGTAGATTTTACAGAGTTCCTGCTGATTTCAGAGACTTGAACTATACCAAATATGTACAAGAAGACGGTCCAAAATTATTAGATTCCGAATACAACTCCGATACTACCGAAAGACTAAATGTGGAAGAATTAAAACAACTTCTTCTTACTTTAGATTATGTAAAAGACGAATTAGCCACCCATAATAGATAA
- a CDS encoding phosphomannose isomerase type II C-terminal cupin domain, which yields MEHDIRPWGEYWVLEDAETHKVKRILVYPGQRLSLQYHHHRAEVWTVVSGVGTITINEEIADFKAGEVAQIPLGAHHRMENKTSESVVFIEVQHGTYFGEDDIVRVEDDYNRS from the coding sequence ATGGAACATGATATAAGGCCATGGGGCGAATATTGGGTGTTAGAAGATGCGGAAACCCATAAAGTAAAAAGAATTTTAGTTTACCCGGGACAAAGATTGTCCCTTCAATATCATCATCATCGTGCAGAAGTTTGGACAGTTGTTTCTGGAGTTGGTACCATTACGATTAATGAAGAAATTGCAGATTTTAAAGCCGGAGAAGTTGCACAAATTCCTTTAGGAGCACATCATAGAATGGAAAATAAAACGAGTGAGTCTGTAGTTTTTATCGAGGTTCAGCATGGAACTTATTTTGGTGAAGACGATATTGTAAGAGTTGAAGATGATTATAATCGTTCATGA
- a CDS encoding DegT/DnrJ/EryC1/StrS family aminotransferase, whose translation MLPLVQTSIPPRETLMPKLEEILYSGYVAQGEAVEQFERKFEEYIGGGHTLSLNSGTAALHIALILAGVQAGDEVISTALTAEPTNTSIKAVGAKIRYADVDIATGNILPDAIEKSINSKTKAIIVVDYAGIPVDIKHIQEISEKYNIPVIQDAAHALGSKFNGKKAGNHFPFTVYSFQAIKHLTTIDGGALQIQDKELYEKGKIIRWFGLDKKLSRMENNITMQGYKYHMNNVNATVGLIQLENIEELVQKYITNGKYLDEQLKDVKGVELIQYYQNTEPSYWLYTIKVENREAFITKMEANGIMASELHKRSDSHTYLNDFNLELPNLDEFYSKMVHLPCGWWVTKADCDKMVEVIKGGW comes from the coding sequence ATGCTACCATTAGTTCAAACCTCTATTCCACCAAGAGAAACTTTGATGCCGAAATTGGAGGAGATTTTATACAGCGGCTATGTTGCACAAGGCGAAGCAGTAGAACAATTTGAAAGAAAATTTGAAGAATATATTGGCGGTGGTCACACCCTTTCTCTAAATTCTGGAACGGCGGCTTTGCATATTGCTTTAATATTAGCTGGTGTACAAGCTGGCGATGAAGTAATCAGTACCGCTTTAACAGCAGAACCTACGAATACATCTATTAAAGCAGTTGGTGCAAAAATTAGATATGCAGATGTAGATATTGCTACAGGAAATATTTTACCAGATGCGATAGAAAAATCTATCAATTCTAAAACAAAAGCGATTATTGTAGTAGATTACGCAGGAATTCCGGTTGATATCAAACACATCCAGGAAATTTCTGAAAAGTACAATATTCCTGTAATTCAGGATGCAGCTCATGCTTTAGGTTCAAAATTTAATGGCAAAAAAGCAGGTAATCATTTTCCATTTACGGTATATTCTTTTCAGGCGATTAAGCATTTAACAACTATTGACGGTGGTGCTTTGCAAATTCAGGATAAAGAATTGTACGAGAAAGGAAAAATCATCCGGTGGTTTGGTTTAGATAAAAAACTGAGCCGTATGGAGAATAATATTACCATGCAAGGCTACAAATATCACATGAATAATGTGAATGCTACCGTAGGATTAATTCAGTTAGAAAACATCGAAGAGCTTGTACAAAAGTACATTACCAACGGAAAATATCTTGACGAGCAATTAAAAGATGTAAAAGGTGTTGAATTAATTCAATACTATCAAAATACAGAACCTTCATACTGGTTGTACACCATCAAGGTTGAAAACAGAGAAGCATTCATCACAAAAATGGAAGCCAACGGAATCATGGCTTCAGAACTTCATAAAAGAAGCGATTCTCATACGTATCTGAACGATTTTAATTTAGAATTGCCCAATTTAGATGAATTTTACAGCAAAATGGTACATCTTCCTTGCGGATGGTGGGTTACCAAAGCAGATTGTGATAAAATGGTGGAAGTTATAAAAGGCGGTTGGTAA
- the wzy gene encoding oligosaccharide repeat unit polymerase, with translation MKLIISNTQKGKSLVYIFIFSAIISFFYAIFTQTYNGDFLGIEVKITTVELIFNLFTSIIPFIFLYFIYLRFSRTNRFRKKIQVPMNFFFKFLVIIMGWNIIVTLLYGVGIMGADAYTAPQGIKLVIQIMNRFNYLYGAFVFILCTKKSDKRDLIILLLLLILAYFRAGLGSFMYIGMIMFIKYNFEVRKLYSRNKIKFLVCIICFPLIVSTLYAVRNSLRNQEEDYSNPVTGKFFGRMSSFSDSAMILQESAYFSDSVKNLDFFYFQKQALGVFSVELIPKVRPEIMVFKLYYGDLEDNVAYMAGTQGNLYISYLKSPILLVINILSFYVYIIIIFRLFQVLKFEYNMELALILSLYVVMSGVSNEFAFIILSILVYIILFYFINTFTRTVIFPKNRII, from the coding sequence ATGAAATTAATAATTAGTAATACGCAAAAAGGAAAATCTTTAGTATATATATTTATATTTTCTGCTATAATTAGTTTTTTCTACGCAATATTTACACAAACCTATAATGGTGATTTTCTTGGTATTGAAGTGAAAATTACTACAGTTGAATTGATTTTTAATTTATTTACCAGCATAATACCATTCATTTTTTTGTATTTCATATACCTACGTTTTAGTAGAACAAATCGTTTTAGAAAAAAAATTCAGGTACCTATGAATTTCTTTTTTAAATTTCTGGTTATTATAATGGGTTGGAATATTATAGTTACACTTCTTTATGGTGTGGGGATAATGGGTGCTGATGCATATACTGCACCGCAAGGTATAAAACTAGTCATACAGATTATGAACCGATTTAATTACCTGTATGGAGCTTTTGTTTTTATTTTATGCACTAAAAAAAGCGATAAGAGAGATTTAATAATTCTCTTACTTTTACTTATATTGGCATATTTCAGAGCCGGTTTAGGGTCATTTATGTACATCGGAATGATTATGTTTATTAAATATAATTTCGAAGTGAGAAAATTGTATTCTAGAAACAAAATTAAATTTCTCGTTTGCATTATTTGTTTTCCTTTAATAGTTTCAACATTGTATGCTGTAAGAAATAGCTTGAGGAATCAAGAAGAAGATTATTCTAATCCGGTTACAGGTAAATTTTTCGGAAGAATGTCAAGTTTTTCTGATTCTGCAATGATCTTACAGGAGTCAGCATACTTCAGTGATTCAGTTAAAAATTTGGATTTCTTCTACTTTCAAAAACAAGCTTTAGGAGTTTTTAGTGTAGAACTGATTCCAAAAGTAAGACCAGAAATTATGGTTTTTAAATTGTATTATGGCGATTTGGAAGATAATGTTGCCTACATGGCAGGTACACAAGGTAATTTATATATATCATATCTCAAATCTCCTATTCTTTTAGTTATAAATATATTGAGTTTTTATGTGTACATAATAATTATTTTCAGATTATTTCAGGTTTTAAAATTTGAATATAATATGGAACTGGCATTGATACTGTCATTGTATGTTGTAATGAGTGGGGTTTCTAATGAATTTGCTTTTATAATACTATCCATTTTAGTTTATATTATCTTATTCTATTTTATAAATACATTTACAAGAACTGTAATCTTCCCCAAAAATAGGATCATTTAA
- a CDS encoding oligosaccharide flippase family protein, translating to MNLVTKNIFSNYIGKIWSFVSIYLFIPQYVKLLGIESYGIINFYTVLLSIMLIADSGLSASLNREMARSNDINYRRNLLKTIERLYYFISFFIFCIIFFSSKIIVDNWLNVGGNFDLNALYFSVKLMGVSIALQMMFIMYSSGLMGLQKQILSNNIQILMSIVRSGIVLIPLYFSPNIEVYFIWQLLSTLLFTLIIRFNLWKVLRSNVKAFFKLDLLKNVYKFALGMLFMALIAGINTQIDKLFVSKLLSIKDFGYYSLAGVFGQTATILILPIAVAILPKMTIYAEEKNIADQIKNYHQYSFIIATLVSIISGILIVFTGTYIFLWTKNIETTEAITSVARILLLGGAFLALQYMPYHLAIAHGHTKTNIRFGVVMIIIISPLLYFSIKHYGLIGATYAWLFINSAAFLYLGYFLTNKFLKNHFYKWFFNDTLLPIIISLTILTAFIFIFPDYGKWSILYSVLASVILSAIIFSVNGLFFYKKYLKKA from the coding sequence TTGAATTTAGTAACAAAAAATATATTTTCTAATTATATCGGAAAAATTTGGTCGTTTGTTTCGATATATTTATTCATTCCGCAGTATGTGAAATTATTAGGTATTGAGTCATATGGTATTATTAATTTCTATACAGTTCTTCTATCTATAATGCTAATAGCAGACTCCGGATTATCAGCTTCTCTTAACAGAGAGATGGCTCGTTCAAATGACATAAATTACAGAAGAAATCTTTTGAAAACAATTGAGAGACTTTATTATTTTATTAGTTTTTTTATTTTTTGTATTATATTCTTTTCATCAAAAATTATTGTAGATAACTGGTTAAATGTTGGGGGGAATTTTGATTTAAATGCATTATATTTTAGTGTTAAACTAATGGGAGTTTCAATAGCTCTTCAAATGATGTTTATAATGTACTCCAGTGGATTAATGGGTTTGCAGAAGCAGATATTGTCAAATAATATACAGATTCTGATGAGTATTGTAAGGTCTGGAATTGTTTTAATACCATTGTACTTTTCCCCCAATATTGAAGTATATTTTATTTGGCAATTATTATCAACTTTACTATTTACCCTCATCATTAGATTTAATTTATGGAAAGTATTAAGGTCAAATGTAAAAGCTTTTTTTAAGCTCGATTTATTAAAAAATGTATATAAATTTGCTTTAGGCATGCTTTTTATGGCTCTTATCGCTGGTATAAATACACAAATTGATAAGTTATTCGTAAGTAAATTATTAAGTATAAAAGATTTTGGATATTATTCATTGGCAGGAGTTTTTGGGCAGACAGCGACTATTCTCATATTGCCAATTGCAGTTGCAATTTTACCAAAAATGACAATTTATGCAGAAGAAAAAAATATTGCAGATCAAATTAAAAATTATCATCAATATTCTTTTATTATTGCAACTCTTGTAAGTATTATATCGGGCATATTAATAGTTTTTACTGGTACGTATATTTTTCTATGGACAAAAAACATCGAAACTACAGAGGCTATTACTAGCGTAGCCAGAATCTTATTATTAGGAGGTGCTTTTTTAGCACTGCAATATATGCCCTATCATTTAGCTATAGCACACGGCCATACAAAAACAAATATTCGATTTGGAGTAGTTATGATTATAATAATATCACCTCTGTTGTATTTTTCTATAAAACATTATGGATTAATAGGTGCAACTTATGCTTGGTTGTTTATAAATTCAGCTGCTTTTTTATACTTGGGCTATTTTCTGACGAACAAATTTTTAAAAAATCATTTTTATAAATGGTTTTTTAATGATACCTTATTACCAATTATTATATCATTAACTATTTTAACAGCATTTATTTTTATATTCCCAGACTATGGAAAATGGAGCATTCTTTATAGTGTGCTAGCAAGCGTTATTCTGTCTGCAATCATATTCTCTGTAAATGGTTTGTTTTTTTATAAAAAATATTTAAAAAAAGCATGA
- a CDS encoding DegT/DnrJ/EryC1/StrS family aminotransferase, protein MIPIYKPFMPENITEGINEILYSGQLAYGKKYGREFEKSLSQFIGNPNILTTATYNQALMMVLSILDLKPGDEIIASPVSCLASNQPFAVKNLEIKWIDVDPKTSAMDISQLKSLITKDTKAIFNNLFCGYAGELDEVYNVAKEFGIPVIDDCIEAFGTEYKGKKTGNTGADMTVFSFQTVRVPNTIDGGAIAFNNKAFYEKAKLVRDYGIERANFRLENGEINPNCDISIEGYGATMSEINSYIGLKQMKEIESLFAKQKANAEKWNSHFENQLDAKALKISKNVNPNYWVYGVLAENKTEFLQQMKDNGFYATGVHINNNIYSVFNNNKDLPGVNEFMKKYVAIPSGWWVNL, encoded by the coding sequence ATGATACCAATCTACAAACCTTTTATGCCAGAAAACATTACCGAAGGCATCAACGAAATTTTATATTCCGGCCAATTGGCGTACGGAAAAAAATATGGTAGAGAATTTGAAAAATCACTCTCTCAATTTATAGGAAATCCAAATATTCTGACTACAGCGACGTATAACCAAGCATTGATGATGGTTTTGTCTATTTTGGATTTAAAACCTGGTGACGAAATCATTGCAAGCCCTGTAAGCTGTTTGGCGAGCAATCAACCATTTGCGGTAAAAAATCTCGAGATAAAATGGATTGACGTTGACCCCAAAACCAGCGCAATGGATATTTCTCAACTGAAATCGCTCATTACAAAAGATACAAAAGCGATTTTCAACAATCTTTTTTGTGGATATGCAGGAGAATTAGATGAAGTTTACAACGTCGCAAAAGAATTTGGAATTCCTGTAATAGATGACTGTATTGAAGCTTTCGGGACAGAATACAAAGGAAAAAAAACAGGAAACACCGGCGCAGATATGACGGTTTTCTCTTTCCAGACCGTTCGTGTGCCGAATACCATTGATGGTGGCGCAATTGCTTTCAATAATAAAGCTTTTTATGAAAAAGCAAAATTGGTAAGAGATTACGGAATTGAAAGAGCCAATTTCCGTTTGGAGAATGGCGAAATTAATCCTAATTGTGACATCTCTATCGAAGGATATGGTGCTACGATGAGCGAAATAAATTCGTACATCGGTTTAAAACAAATGAAAGAAATCGAAAGTTTATTTGCTAAGCAAAAAGCCAATGCAGAGAAATGGAATTCGCATTTTGAAAACCAATTGGATGCAAAAGCTTTAAAGATTAGTAAAAACGTAAACCCAAATTATTGGGTGTATGGTGTTTTGGCAGAAAACAAAACTGAGTTTTTACAACAAATGAAAGATAATGGTTTCTATGCAACCGGAGTTCACATCAACAACAATATTTATTCTGTTTTTAATAACAATAAAGATTTACCGGGAGTGAATGAGTTTATGAAAAAATACGTGGCAATACCATCAGGTTGGTGGGTAAATTTATAG
- a CDS encoding glycosyltransferase produces the protein MKNILLSVIIPTKDRYTTLVPVVTSLLKYIDSDNVEFIIQDNSEIKEDLGNLLLDDRVIYSHTPNPISIKENTTAAISKIKGEYTIFIGDDDLLSPYIIDIVKSMKEKNMNCLIYNAAYYWWDSVDFVNETYYHKKKAFWEPMNLNLEFIKKDSEKELENVLVNGAVGMLNLARYYHGIIKTSLLFEIKNKTGQYLNGSSPDMGFAVSLNLTIKNYFFINFPVSIYGASKNSGGGWTAAKKHYGKIEEQKHLPLNIKEVWDEKIPYIWSETSIYGQTASEILKKFERKEKINYTALYATMLANEPYLFSYIKPKLVSHFSNTPFTIISFFKYYAKRKIGNYLRNQKYKNQKMEYKVSLIDNVDSLMSHMKNNSKYIK, from the coding sequence ATGAAAAATATACTTCTTTCTGTAATCATCCCCACAAAAGATAGATATACAACATTAGTACCTGTAGTTACTTCTCTTTTAAAATATATAGATTCAGATAATGTAGAATTTATTATCCAAGACAATTCTGAAATCAAGGAAGATTTAGGAAATTTGTTATTAGATGATAGAGTTATATATTCTCATACTCCCAATCCTATATCAATAAAAGAAAATACAACAGCAGCTATATCTAAAATTAAAGGAGAATATACAATTTTTATTGGAGATGATGATTTACTATCACCCTACATAATAGATATTGTTAAATCAATGAAAGAAAAAAATATGAATTGTTTAATCTATAATGCTGCATATTATTGGTGGGATAGTGTAGATTTTGTAAACGAAACATATTATCATAAAAAGAAAGCTTTTTGGGAACCAATGAATTTGAATCTTGAATTCATAAAAAAGGATTCAGAGAAGGAGCTTGAAAATGTACTCGTAAATGGTGCTGTCGGAATGCTAAATTTAGCGCGTTATTACCATGGAATTATTAAGACATCATTATTGTTTGAAATAAAAAATAAAACAGGTCAATATCTTAATGGTTCTAGTCCAGACATGGGGTTTGCAGTAAGTCTTAATTTAACTATAAAAAATTACTTTTTTATAAACTTTCCCGTTAGTATTTATGGTGCCTCAAAAAATAGTGGAGGAGGATGGACAGCAGCTAAGAAACATTATGGGAAAATTGAAGAACAAAAACATCTCCCTTTAAATATTAAAGAAGTGTGGGATGAAAAAATACCTTATATTTGGTCGGAAACTTCAATATATGGTCAAACAGCTTCTGAAATTTTAAAGAAATTTGAAAGAAAAGAGAAAATTAATTATACTGCTTTGTATGCAACAATGTTAGCTAATGAGCCTTATTTATTTTCTTACATCAAACCAAAGCTTGTTAGTCATTTTTCTAATACTCCATTTACAATTATTTCTTTTTTTAAGTATTATGCAAAAAGAAAAATTGGTAATTATTTAAGAAATCAGAAGTATAAAAATCAAAAGATGGAATATAAAGTAAGTTTGATTGATAATGTTGATTCATTGATGTCTCATATGAAAAATAACAGTAAATACATTAAATAA
- a CDS encoding mannose-1-phosphate guanylyltransferase → MKVYNVILSGGVGSRLWPLSRKQHPKQFLKLFSGKSLFELTAERNENVVDELMVVGNTDHIEWSTQLLKDIALPQTFIVETAARNTAAAIAFAALAVDTDDVLIITPSDHLIQNQDAYEKALKEAIDLAKQDFVVTFGVVPSKPETGYGYIEYEGKDVLSFREKPNTETAQEFLERGTFLWNSGMFCFKAGVLLDELKLYQPEVYEQCVATWEKSENKHLNAEASFQIPSISIDYAVMERSKRIKVVPAHFRWNDLGSFESLYDYLRTNGHAVDDNGNMIIGTDIFTAFVGMKNCILVHTVDAIMILQKEKSQDVKKIYNQLEKYKSTLR, encoded by the coding sequence ATGAAAGTATATAATGTAATATTATCTGGAGGTGTTGGAAGCCGACTTTGGCCACTTTCCAGAAAACAACATCCTAAACAGTTTCTAAAGCTTTTTTCGGGAAAATCATTGTTTGAATTGACTGCTGAGAGAAATGAAAATGTTGTGGATGAATTAATGGTGGTAGGAAATACTGACCATATTGAATGGAGTACTCAACTTTTAAAGGATATAGCTTTACCTCAAACATTTATCGTTGAAACTGCTGCAAGAAATACAGCTGCGGCAATTGCTTTTGCTGCATTGGCAGTTGATACGGATGATGTCTTGATCATTACGCCATCTGATCATTTGATACAAAACCAGGATGCTTACGAAAAGGCTCTTAAAGAGGCTATCGATTTAGCAAAACAGGATTTTGTTGTAACTTTTGGTGTTGTTCCTTCCAAGCCTGAAACTGGGTATGGTTATATTGAATATGAAGGAAAAGATGTTCTTTCTTTCAGAGAAAAACCAAACACAGAAACCGCTCAAGAATTTTTAGAGCGCGGAACGTTTCTTTGGAATTCAGGTATGTTCTGCTTTAAAGCAGGTGTGCTTTTAGATGAATTAAAACTATATCAGCCGGAGGTTTACGAACAATGCGTTGCAACATGGGAGAAATCTGAAAATAAGCATTTAAATGCTGAAGCTTCTTTTCAGATTCCGTCGATCAGCATAGATTATGCGGTCATGGAGCGTTCAAAAAGGATAAAAGTGGTACCTGCTCATTTCAGATGGAATGATTTAGGATCCTTTGAATCTTTGTATGATTATTTAAGAACAAATGGTCATGCTGTTGATGATAATGGAAATATGATTATCGGAACAGATATTTTTACTGCTTTTGTAGGAATGAAAAACTGTATTTTAGTTCATACGGTAGATGCGATTATGATTCTTCAGAAAGAGAAATCTCAGGATGTTAAAAAGATATATAATCAGCTTGAAAAATATAAATCAACATTAAGATAG
- a CDS encoding GNAT family N-acetyltransferase, with product MKFLTSVIKHSEISEEQLIEICRLKSIRWDYNLDQHKRWMIENIQANDFHILIKDEEKPIAYTNLVDITAIINDKNIKVRGIGNVCTSETGKGFGNILMEEVNAVLAQNQWKGILLCKDNLVPYYEKFNWKLINSDKIMTKKFENTNFMNINFSIEIDSLEYNDRNF from the coding sequence ATGAAATTTTTAACTTCAGTCATTAAGCACTCTGAGATATCTGAGGAACAATTGATAGAGATCTGTAGGCTCAAATCAATACGTTGGGACTATAATTTGGATCAGCACAAAAGATGGATGATTGAGAATATCCAAGCTAATGATTTCCATATTCTAATAAAAGATGAAGAGAAACCGATTGCCTATACTAATCTAGTAGATATTACTGCTATCATCAACGATAAAAATATCAAAGTAAGAGGAATAGGGAACGTTTGTACCTCAGAAACTGGAAAGGGCTTTGGAAATATTTTAATGGAAGAAGTAAATGCTGTTTTAGCACAAAATCAATGGAAAGGGATTTTACTTTGCAAAGATAATCTTGTTCCCTATTATGAAAAATTTAATTGGAAGCTCATCAATAGCGATAAAATAATGACTAAAAAATTTGAGAATACTAATTTCATGAATATTAATTTTTCAATTGAAATAGATTCATTAGAATATAACGACCGAAACTTTTAA